In the Streptobacillus moniliformis DSM 12112 genome, one interval contains:
- a CDS encoding nucleoside triphosphate pyrophosphatase: MKIYLASSSPRRKEILSMIINNFEIHVPKFDENEFNKKTNIKDPIELTLKLAEEKAVTAFNELKGIKDKLIISADTIVYFNKKIYGKGTNKEKSLKMLYELNNNVHEVITGVCIIYDDDIIKFTCKTKVYFANNSKETIEYYINNFSPFDKAGAYGIQDAGSILIEKIEGSYHNVMGLPIREVFNELRKIYEI; this comes from the coding sequence ATGAAAATATATTTAGCTAGTTCATCACCTAGAAGAAAAGAAATACTTTCTATGATAATTAATAATTTTGAAATACATGTACCAAAATTTGATGAAAATGAATTTAATAAAAAAACAAATATAAAAGATCCTATAGAATTAACTTTAAAATTAGCTGAAGAAAAAGCTGTTACAGCATTTAATGAACTTAAAGGAATTAAAGATAAACTTATTATTTCAGCTGATACAATAGTGTATTTTAATAAAAAAATATATGGAAAAGGAACTAATAAGGAAAAATCTTTAAAAATGTTATATGAATTAAATAATAATGTACATGAAGTTATTACTGGTGTATGTATTATTTATGATGATGATATTATAAAATTTACATGTAAAACTAAAGTATATTTTGCAAATAATTCTAAGGAAACAATAGAATATTATATTAACAATTTCTCTCCATTTGATAAAGCTGGAGCATATGGAATACAGGATGCAGGTTCAATTTTAATAGAAAAAATTGAAGGTTCATATCATAATGTAATGGGTCTTCCTATAAGAGAAGTATTTAATGAATTAAGAAAAATTTATGAAATATAG
- the lepA gene encoding translation elongation factor 4, with protein MSDIKLKRNFSIIAHIDHGKSTIADRLLEITGTVSQREMKEQLLDSMDLEREKGITIKAQAVTLNYKAKDGKEYELNLIDTPGHVDFIYEVSRSLAACDGALLVVDAAQGIEAQTLANVYLALENDLEILPVINKIDLPSADPDRVMLEIEDVIGLPTDNSILVSGKTGFGIDNLLEGIVKYIPEPKGSIEKPLKALIFDSHYDDFRGVITYIRVLDGSIKKGEKIKIMSTGREFEVLEVGVFSPKMKERDILYAGSVGYIITGIKSIKDTQIGDTITTVKNPTEFALEGYRPAQSMVFAGVYPISTDDYEDLREALEKLQLNDASLTYQPETSLALGFGFRCGFLGLLHMEIIVERLRREFGIDLISTAPSVEYHVTVEGTNNMLIIDNPAEFPEGRKHIEEPYIKGTIIVPKDYVGNVMELCQEKRGTFVNMSFLDENRSMIVYDLPLAEIVIDFYDKLKSRTKGYASFEYEMIGFRESNLVKIDILVSGQAVDAFSFIAHSDNAYYRGRSIVEKLKEVIPRQQFEIPLQAALGTKVIARETVKALRKNVLAKCYGGDITRKKKLLEKQKEGKKRMKAIGNVEIPQEAFLSVLKLND; from the coding sequence ATGTCAGATATAAAATTAAAAAGAAATTTCTCTATTATCGCACATATAGATCATGGAAAATCTACTATTGCAGATAGATTATTAGAGATTACAGGTACTGTAAGTCAAAGAGAAATGAAAGAACAATTATTAGATAGTATGGATCTTGAAAGAGAAAAAGGAATTACAATTAAAGCACAGGCAGTTACTTTAAATTATAAGGCAAAAGATGGAAAAGAATATGAATTAAACTTAATAGATACCCCAGGGCATGTTGATTTCATATATGAAGTTTCAAGATCTCTTGCAGCATGTGATGGAGCATTACTTGTTGTAGATGCTGCACAAGGAATAGAGGCTCAAACACTTGCTAATGTATATTTAGCATTAGAAAATGATTTAGAGATTCTTCCAGTTATAAATAAAATAGATTTACCATCAGCAGATCCTGATAGGGTTATGTTAGAAATTGAAGATGTAATAGGACTACCGACTGATAATTCTATATTGGTTTCAGGTAAAACTGGATTTGGGATAGATAATTTATTAGAAGGTATTGTAAAATATATACCTGAGCCTAAAGGAAGTATTGAAAAACCTCTAAAAGCTTTAATTTTTGATTCTCATTATGATGATTTTAGAGGAGTAATTACATATATTAGAGTATTAGATGGAAGCATTAAAAAAGGTGAAAAAATAAAAATTATGTCAACAGGTAGAGAATTTGAAGTATTAGAAGTAGGAGTATTTTCACCTAAAATGAAAGAAAGAGATATCCTATACGCTGGTTCAGTAGGATATATAATTACAGGTATTAAATCTATTAAAGATACACAAATTGGAGATACTATAACTACAGTTAAAAATCCTACAGAATTTGCCTTAGAGGGATATAGACCAGCACAAAGCATGGTTTTTGCTGGAGTTTATCCTATTTCTACAGATGATTATGAAGATTTAAGAGAAGCTTTAGAAAAATTACAATTAAATGATGCTTCATTAACATATCAACCTGAAACTTCTTTAGCATTAGGTTTTGGTTTCCGTTGTGGATTCCTTGGTTTATTACATATGGAGATTATAGTAGAAAGATTAAGAAGAGAATTTGGAATTGATTTAATTTCAACAGCACCATCTGTTGAATACCATGTTACTGTAGAAGGTACAAATAATATGTTAATTATTGATAATCCTGCTGAATTTCCTGAAGGAAGAAAACATATAGAAGAACCATATATTAAAGGAACTATTATAGTACCTAAAGATTATGTAGGTAATGTTATGGAATTATGTCAAGAAAAGCGTGGAACTTTTGTTAATATGAGTTTCTTAGATGAAAATAGATCTATGATAGTATATGATTTACCTCTAGCTGAAATAGTTATAGATTTTTATGATAAATTAAAATCAAGAACTAAGGGGTATGCTTCTTTTGAATATGAAATGATAGGATTTAGAGAATCTAATTTAGTTAAAATTGATATTTTAGTAAGTGGTCAAGCAGTGGATGCATTCTCATTTATAGCTCATAGTGATAATGCATATTATAGGGGGAGATCTATAGTTGAAAAATTAAAAGAAGTTATACCAAGACAACAATTTGAAATTCCATTACAAGCTGCATTAGGAACTAAGGTAATAGCAAGAGAAACAGTAAAGGCATTAAGAAAGAATGTATTAGCTAAATGTTATGGAGGAGATATTACTCGTAAGAAAAAATTACTAGAAAAACAAAAAGAAGGTAAAAAACGTATGAAGGCTATAGGAAATGTAGAAATTCCACAAGAAGCATTCCTATCAGTTCTTAAATTAAATGATTAA
- the mscL gene encoding large-conductance mechanosensitive channel protein MscL gives MLKEFKEFIARGNILDLAIGVIIGGAFGKIVASLVNDIIMPIIGVILGNVNFKTLQFVLKPAEGDTPALAINYGMFIQNVVDFLIIAIVIFTILKTLMKFKKEKPVEKPAPAEPVLTKDQELLIEIRDLLKK, from the coding sequence ATGTTAAAAGAATTTAAAGAATTTATTGCTAGAGGAAATATTTTAGATTTAGCTATAGGGGTTATTATTGGAGGTGCTTTTGGTAAAATAGTTGCTTCATTAGTAAATGATATAATAATGCCAATCATTGGAGTTATATTAGGTAATGTTAATTTTAAAACATTACAATTTGTATTAAAACCTGCTGAAGGTGATACACCTGCTTTAGCTATTAATTATGGGATGTTTATACAAAATGTTGTTGACTTTTTAATTATTGCCATAGTAATTTTCACTATATTAAAAACATTGATGAAATTTAAAAAGGAAAAACCAGTTGAAAAACCTGCTCCAGCTGAACCTGTTTTAACTAAAGATCAAGAATTATTAATTGAAATAAGAGATTTATTAAAAAAATAA
- a CDS encoding 3'-5' exonuclease, whose amino-acid sequence MIKKVIFFDVETNGVNPTDSVLSISAMKVTYDTITNKMVKLGEFDRFYFRNEGEEPNFDALNVNGLFDDEIERRRNLSLIKYAKTFNEDIVNFFEFCDNAEHFVAHNIRFDRQFIPFKLKYQFDTMLENIDIVKIPSNSYYSSFKWPKLMECANYYNIPVDENELHNSMYDVVIMGRVMFKMLKDNEGLKRVRRFLVDDISTNLK is encoded by the coding sequence ATGATAAAAAAAGTTATATTTTTTGACGTTGAAACTAATGGTGTAAATCCAACTGATTCAGTTCTATCAATTTCAGCGATGAAGGTTACATATGACACTATTACAAATAAAATGGTAAAACTTGGTGAATTTGATAGATTTTATTTTAGAAATGAAGGGGAAGAACCAAATTTTGATGCATTAAATGTTAATGGATTATTTGATGATGAAATAGAAAGAAGAAGAAATTTATCTTTAATTAAATATGCTAAAACATTTAATGAAGATATAGTTAATTTTTTTGAATTTTGTGATAATGCCGAACATTTTGTTGCTCATAACATCAGATTTGATAGACAATTTATTCCTTTTAAACTTAAGTATCAATTTGATACAATGTTAGAAAATATAGACATTGTTAAAATTCCAAGTAACAGTTATTATTCATCGTTTAAATGGCCAAAACTAATGGAATGTGCTAATTATTATAATATACCAGTTGATGAAAATGAATTACATAATAGTATGTATGATGTTGTTATTATGGGTAGAGTTATGTTTAAAATGCTTAAAGATAATGAAGGACTAAAGAGAGTAAGGAGATTTTTAGTTGATGATATTTCAACTAATTTAAAATAA
- a CDS encoding peptidylprolyl isomerase: protein MKKIVKLLFVACFSLFVVSCSSAGEKFLTSFLGEKLFNLTEEEKFANKMRTYKLEAIIKTTKGNINVYLYPEAAPKLVANFVFLATNDYYDNLKFHRVSVNNIIQSGDRAGNGTGNPGYLLDDEFSFLRFDRAGMLAMANAGKNTNGSQIFITLQKAEDYNDEYSIIGNLRDRNDLSIARLIRQDDSILDIEILGYDVNDFLKNFEEEIKEWTQKLKDTGYEIKE, encoded by the coding sequence ATGAAGAAAATTGTAAAATTACTATTTGTTGCTTGTTTTTCCCTTTTCGTGGTAAGTTGTAGTAGTGCTGGTGAAAAATTTTTAACAAGCTTTTTAGGAGAAAAATTATTTAATTTAACAGAAGAAGAAAAATTTGCTAATAAAATGAGAACATATAAACTTGAAGCAATAATAAAAACAACTAAAGGTAATATAAATGTTTATTTATATCCTGAAGCTGCACCAAAATTAGTTGCTAACTTTGTATTTTTAGCGACTAATGATTACTATGATAATTTAAAATTTCATAGAGTTAGTGTAAATAATATTATACAATCTGGAGATAGAGCTGGAAATGGTACAGGAAATCCAGGATATTTATTAGATGATGAATTTAGTTTCTTAAGATTTGATAGAGCTGGAATGCTTGCTATGGCAAATGCTGGAAAAAATACTAATGGTTCACAAATATTTATAACATTACAAAAAGCTGAAGACTACAATGATGAGTATTCTATTATTGGAAATTTAAGAGATAGAAATGATTTATCAATTGCGAGATTAATTAGACAAGATGATTCTATATTAGATATTGAAATTTTAGGATATGATGTAAATGATTTCTTAAAAAACTTTGAAGAAGAAATAAAAGAATGGACACAAAAACTAAAAGATACAGGATATGAAATAAAAGAATAA